The following nucleotide sequence is from Leucoraja erinacea ecotype New England chromosome 2, Leri_hhj_1, whole genome shotgun sequence.
taatatactagactagactaagtgggacctgttggggcccagcttcacacaggagggctggtcccccaacacaatattccacctctccaccaattccaacaacacacactcacacacgcagactcacacacactcacacacacactcacacatacactcacacatacactcacacacacacacacacacacacacacacacactcacactcacacacacacactcacacatacactcacacatacactcacacacacacacacacacacactcacacacacacacacactcacactcacacacacactcacacacacactcacacatacactcacacactcacacacacacactcacacacacacacacacacacactcacacacacactcacacactcacacacactcacacacacacacacacacacatacactcacacacacacacccacacacacacacacacatacactcacacacacacacacacacacacacacacacacacacacacacacacacacacacactcacacacacacaaacacacacatacacacacactcacacacactcacccacagacacacacacacacacacacacacacaaactcacacacacacacactcacacacaaacacacacacacacacacactcacacacacacacacccacacacacacacacacacacacacacacacaaactcacacacacagactcacacacaaacacacatacacacacactcacacatacataccctcacacatacacactcacatacacactcacacacacacacactgactcacacaccatatatatgacagcaaactttcttgaatctactcacacggctgagcgcggcctctccacagtgggacttccgcaatcagcgcgacctctgcactcaccggaaattacgcaatcagcgcgacctgtccactaagcgtaagtcacgaaatgagcaggATTTTTGGActaacagtcggacctaataaagcatttattccttccaaacacagttggacctaataaagtattaaaaactcatggcattgtcattaagggctaacaaatcatttgctgcaagtacattgcagattcacagttcagttgattcacggctTAGAATGATAGtcgcctctccctcgcgatcttgcagagtgactgactcacgtccaggcatccggagttttatagtcctgcccctccccagAAGAGGTGTTAccatcatcatggtgattgacaggcgagagaacAAATCAGCTGatttcaaggttttttaaacactcataacttttttatttttcatcgatgggaacaatcctcggggctggctcagcggaggaggactgtgagtaagatggccaaaaatcacagcgatacagggtagcgttttttctaaactctctagaatttaggaagtatcttatagaaacttacaaaattcttaaggggttggacaggctagatccaggaagattgctcccgatgttggggaagtccaggacaaggggtcacagcttaaggataagggggaaatcctttaaaaccgagatgagaagaacttttttcacacagagagtggtgaatctctggaattctctgccacagagggtagtcgaggccagttcattggctatatttaagagggagttagatgtggcccttgtggctaaggggatcagagggtatggagagaaggcaggtacgggatactgagttggatgatcagccatgatcatattgaatggcggtgcaggctcgaagggccgaatggcctactcctgcacctaatttctatgtttctatgtttctaatatacagtgcagataggaagtggtcaagatgagacttttagttatatagatagaaatGTCATTAGCAATGAATGCCCTTGGAGCGTTCTGAAAGTTTGAAAGATGAGATTAAAGTATTTTGATTTTCTTTCCGTAGCAAAGCTGGACATATTTGAGATGTTTTGGGGCTGGGAATTTATAATATTATTCTTGGGAACAGTGGTTCAAATCATTGCGACTGGAGCAGGAAGGCATATAAAACTGGTCAATTAAAATGAAAGGGCTTTCATAACCTCAGGACATCACAAAGTAATTGGAGCCAATTCTGTACTTCTgaagagacaagaaactgcagacacaAGTGGGGAGTTGATTGCAGATGGGTGAAattagtgacaaaggctggaggtgaaaaggagacaaaatggtgttGGTTAATGAAGGAAGTGGAGTGaagtgtgaagctggaggaaccATATGAGTGGGTGGGGAATGAGGGGTGCGGGGTGGGGGGAATAAAAGTGAAACATGGGACTCGGAGATGGGAGATGAGTATATGGAGCAAGGGGAAGGAGTAAAGTAACCTGGTTGGTGGAAGATGAAGAATGTGTGCGCACTGAGTGGATTGTAAACAGTTAGCATTGTTAAGgcactgtcccactgtacgagctaattcaagagttctccacagtttcccctgatttgaactcggtgatttacggtaatggccgctcataggtacacggggctctcgtggacatttttcaacatgttgaaaaatcttcacgagtcttcacgagcttaccgcgtttcccgagtacctgccgttaacgttacgagccgctaagagacgtcctgagctccgacgtacccgctacgtacattctacgtgcttaccacgaatttgatctttgttttaaactcgggagaactcttgaattacctcgtacagtgggacaggctcttaactgtttcttaaatgttgggatagtcccagcctcaactacctcctctggcaacttgttccatacacccaccaccatttgtgtgaaaatgttacccctcagattcctattaaatatttttgccgtcaccgtaaacctatgtcctctggtcctcgattcatcctactctgggtaaaagactgcatctacccgatctgtttcTCTCATGAGGGTCGTGAGCTTCCCTGCTCTGAGGCGGGTGATGATGAAGGATTGTAAACAGTTAGCATTGTTATGGGGCTGTCCgaatgtacgagctaattcaagagttctcctgagatgATGAAGGATATCAAATGGTACATTATGCTTTCACGACTTGAATGTATCTTTActagcttacatagaaacatagaaacatagacaataggtgcaggagtaggccattcggcccttcgagcctgcacctccattcaatataatcatggctgatcatccaactcagtatcccgtacctgccttctctccataccccctgatccccttagccacaagggccacatctaactccctcttaaatatagccaatgaacttacgTTGGGTTGCCCGAGCTTTGGATATTACTAGTGACTTTGAGGCAGGTAAAACTGATAGGCCTATCTACGTAAGTAGATCTTAATCTGGATTTTTTAATCCAGATTAAGATCATTATTTATACCAAGGATCTTGGCTGTGCCAGAGAGATAATTACAAAGCAGTGTTAAGCCAAGAAAGTGCCTCCTGTTACGGGGAGGGGTCAGAtatgtggggaagtccagggccagaagccatagcctcagaataaaagaacataccttcagaaaggagatgaggaggaatttctttcgtcagagggtggtgaatcagagggccattgacaacgcccagaggattgtcggctgccctctccttaccttggaggacttacacagttcctgctgcatcaaaaaatcccagagtatcataaaggacatttcccaccccggacactccctgtttgaactgttgcagtcaggcagacggtacagatctacaaggacaaggacgaacagactaaaaaacagtttttaccccactgctataaaagcactaaatgtagccgccaaggaacgcaggggcgatacatactaagggactgtggtacactgtgaaatcgacaggatggagggttgggtgtttatgcgtgctattttcatgatatttattttagttgtttatcttttaatattttatcttgtatgtatcgttagcttttagaaatgtttgaatggtgcactgactggctgacatttttaaatttcgttgtacatgtttcatgttacaatgacaataaagaaactattctattctattctattctaatctgtggaactcattaccacagatggaggccaagtcgataactttaaagtggagattctggattagtacgagtgccgggggttacggggagaaggcaggagaatgggattgagaaagatcagccatgactgaatggcagagtagacgtgatgggcttgaatggtccaattctgctcttggaatttatgaacttacgaaATCAAGGCATAGAAACAAATCCTAAAGAACCATTTTTCTATTAGGAGAGATTGGACTATACCAAAATCTACATTAAATAAAAACCTTCAGCACGTGATCCATCCAATAGTTCGTATCACAAGAATCCTCCAGAATTTGTAGATAGGTCCAACATTAAATTATGCGTCGTCTTTCGACAAACTTTACAACCCAATCAAAGGAATGATTATTTTTTTCAATACTAGCTTGAATTTTTAAGTTGAAGCATAAGAGTCTCTTTATGAAGAagcattggggtgggagattgcaacctccacgtTTTCCACCCTGTAACAACAAATGCAATTAACCTGACGTGCACAGACAGaagatcaaagagaacaagttgtcttaaaaATTTAGGATGTgcccgccatatgcaagaagaaaaagaagcaTTCTTCATCAGCTTGCCCCAGTGCTACTGCTCATATGTACCAGTTTAACAGCAGGAGCCATGTTGACAAATAGCAGCAGAGCATTGGTGTGGGCCTCTCCTGGGCGTTAGAACAACCGTGTGATCACCCATGTGTGTATCGTATGGCTCTGGGAATATTCTCAACCTTGCTTCACCCTCACCACAAGctgagaccagcgatccccgcacactaacactaccctacacacactagggacaatttttacatacaccaagccaattaacctacaagcctgtatgtctatggagtgtgggaggaaaccgaagatatcggagaaaacccacgcaggtcacggggagaacgtacaaactaggtgcagacagcgcccgtggtcgggaactAACCcgtgttgcattcgctgtaaagggcctgtcccacttggccgacattttgtacatcacaaaatcctgcgacgtcgcacatcactgcctatgtcatcgcgcaccatgcgcgcatcacatgcgtgtcacgacgcacgcgtcgtaacgcgtaaatgatgtcacgtaaattacgtgcaactgacgaccaagtgggacaggcccttaaggcagcaactctaccgctgcgccaccgtgaccaccctgaaTTGACTTCTTTGCCAATTTGAGAATTTTGAGTCTCTGTCTACCGAAGAGTTAATATCATTTCTTGTCATCTGTTCTTTCAAATTATCATCTTTGTTTACAATTACAAGCCATCTCAAACCTAAGTCTGATATTATTTAGCATCCGCTTCTTCAatctcaatttaaaataaaataattgcagCCACTCTTGTTAAGATGACCAAATAGGAAGCAATCTGAACATCAGTATGTAGTGTTTTGAAGAGCTCTAATCTTGTCTAGCATGTAGAAGTCCTTTGATCTCCAGTAATGTACCGTATTTCCTAGCGAAGAAGACGCacttttgaaaaaaggctggcgagGTCTGAGGGACGGGTTCCAGGCTCAGGGAGATCACGagagaaatagaaaaagagatagaaaaggagagagagagagagaagagagagagagagagagagagagagagagagaggggggaggaagggagggagaggggagggagagagagagagagagagatggaagaaGCCAACCTTctgcccagtagctacccgccaaccaccacctccaccggttgcgcctgtgccaAAGGACACTGTGGCTGGCTGGCGGGCGGGTCGGCAGAAGGCGTGAGGTGGCGGTCGGTTCCGCTGTCTGGTGCCGGccgccgctcgcagccacccgagctactcaGTGAGCGAGGCataatccccgaccccctccttctcaacgctcctgccctccctgcaactttacccctggcggcccagccaacTCCACTCTAGCGGACGGCCACTGTCCCTGCTGCCCCGACAGGAAGCTGCTCCGTCTCCCCACCCTGGGGACCGGACCCGAGTCCTGGTAGAATGTCGCCATCAGCAAACAAGACCTAGCCACCCAGCCAGAGAATGTGAATCAGCTGCCAACAAtgggggatagacttggctatcactcagtacagcaacatcgttcttgaagttgcagtactgagggatagccaagtctatctttcttggctcacAACCTAACcatcggcctccaagacgcaggtaaatgttcgggccttattttagggtaaaacaTAGTGTCTTCTTCGCTGGGAAAtacgttgacgtttcgggtcgtgagccttcttcagactgagagtcaggagaaaggttGTTTCTCCCAGGGCCtgttcccctgactctgtctgaagagaggtctcgacacagaaacgtcacccacacgggagaatggtgactaaaattagagcacatggtaatgggggtagggtgttgacatggatagaaaattggttggcagacaggaagcaaagagtaggagtgaacgggttcttttcagaatggcaggcagtggcgaagcTTGgttttggggccgcaactgtttaccatatatattaatgatttggaagagggaattaggagccttctccccatatccccatgactccgctatctttaagagccctatctaactctctcttgaaagtatccagagaatgggcctccacagattccacagattcacaactctctgggtgaaaaagtgtttcctcaccgttctaaatggcctgccccttattcttaacatcgggaacatttggacaggtacatggataggacaggtttagaggaatatgggccaaatgtgggcaagggtcttagtgtagatggggcatcttggttgacatggacaagttgggccaaagggcctgtttctgggatggttgactctatgactcaatggctATATTAACCCTGAAAGATAGAATTGCTTCACCATTTAGGCAAGAGAGACATGGGTTCGCTCACGAAACATATGATGCACTGATTGGACTGCTTACATGAAAGCAAGCCCTCTTCAAGAAGCCTCTTCAAGACTATTCATGGTCCTAGTTACATttcacaatctatattactaaaggtcTGATCTTGAACACTtcttgttgttctgtatattgattttagaaaaaacgctgccacttacggctgtgattttgggccaccttactcagagtccccctccgctgcgcaggacaagaggatttttcccattgatgacaaataaaatagttattagtgtttaaaaatgttgagattctctctcctgaagcccACGCCCCTTCCTGAGGTaccataaaacccagaagtgttgagtgttgagtcagtctctgcaaggtgggggagcgagagggtcacgtctctcagtctgagctgtgaataacactgaacacatgtctactaaactgtgagtgtggttttactgaccttgagtgcccttaatgtgttttgagaatgaaaatgtggttggtttgaaataaagcacagcaaatggttggtggtggttggtttgaaataaagcacagcaaatggttggtggtggttggtttgaaatggcaaatgattaaaagtccaaacttgacaacttcctgtttgcactgtatattgattttagataaaacgttaccacttacggctgtgatttttggccatcttactcagtccccctccactcatcaggtgcagagtatTCTCcccaggaaactgcatttgaatttggtggccttgcaccctgcttgaaatggaatttcaaggaatagccatgcgtcaactgccagcccaccagccatgagtgagctgctagcacatcaggcttgagtgactgagctgccaccccaggaatccatttggcctacagtgtccatactagccctctggaaaccagtcacttcagcccacaatacccatactacagctccagaaagcaccccccccccccccagccctcctgtgtgaacatggtcccaacgggtcccacttagtctagtaacatatatagtgctgtagcaactcagcgtgtcaggaagCATCCGTGGATGGAATAGACCTGCTCCCTGCCTACAAGCAAACATTGTAGCaggaggaaggtacacaaaattgctggagaaactcagcgggtgcagcagcatctatggagcgaaggaaataggcgacgtttcgggccgaaacccttcttcagactgatggggggtggggtgggggagaaggaaggaaaaaggggaggaggaggagcccgagggcgggcggatgggagggtgggaggagacagctagagggttaaggaaggggaggagacagcaagggctagcaaaattgggagaattcaacgttcatgccatccggacgcaaggtccccaggcggaatatgaggtgctgttcctccaatttctgctgttgctcactctggcaatggaggagacccaggacagagaggtcggattgggaatgggagggggagttgaagtgctgtagCAGGATTGTAGCAGGAGGATCCGGTACAGAGTTGCTGCTTAACGAACACGGCAGACATCTGACGTGGCTGCTTGGAGTCAGTGGACCGGTCAGGGGTTCTCACAGCTaacctgaatgaatatgccatTGCCATGACTGGCATCATCAGCCTTCAGAAACTACACTAGGCTACCCTCTGAGCTGTTTCAGGAGATGAAGAAACAGGTGGGTCCTGTCGTGGAGAAAAAGGAGACCTTCATGAGGAAGCCACTTGAACCAGGCCTGCGCCTAGCCATCACCCTCCGCTACCTGGCATCAGCCTCTCCTACACCTTTCttgtggcccacaacaccatcagcAAGGTTGGCCGAAAGACCTGTGAGGCCATCATCAAGGCTTATGAAGATGAACTCATTGACTTCCTTGGTACACAAGATGAGTGGAAGAGAGTGGTGCAGGGCTTTGATACCAGATGGAACTTCCAGCACACACGTGGGGCAGTTGACGGGAAGCATGTGGCCATCAGGTGTCCACCCAAGGGAGATTCAATCTACTTCATGCATAAGAGGTTCCATTCCATCGTGCTGTTAGCTGTGGTGGATACAAACTACAACTTCCTGtatgtggatgtgggcacacctggcTGTGGCGCAGATGGAGGGATCTGGAGAGAGACCTCCATTGGGTAAGCACTGGAAGAAGGGAGAGCAGGCCTTCCTGATCCAGTATCACTGCCGTGAGAAGACAACTCTGACATCCCCTACTCACTGGTTGGTGATGATGCCTTCGCACTCAGGACATGGATAATGAAGCCATACCATCATAGGCAGATGTCAAGGGAGCGAAGGATCTTTAATTACAGGCTGTCCAGGGCTAGGAGGGTCGTGGGAAATGCCTTTGGTATCCTTGCTAGCAGATTCAGATGCCTGCTGACTACAATGGAGCAGGAGCCCGAGAATGTGCAGACCATTGTGTACGCGGCATGTGTCCTCCACAACCTGATCCACACCAGAAGTGCTGCAGCAGCAGCTGCCATGGTGGAAGGTGACCGAGTGGACAACCAGACAGGCAACGTCACACCAGGCTCATGGAGAGCTGGAGGACAGGCTGCACCGATGGTGGCACTGGAGAGATTGCCAGGAAACACCTGCAACAAGACAGCCAAGGACCAGAGAGACCATCTGTGCACTAACTACAACTCCGAACTAGGCAGTGTACCATGGCAGAACGGCATGATCTGAAGACCAGCAGCAAACAGcccacaccacaaacagaagtccACCACTCCAGGAAGAGAGCCCACAACAGACATCAAGAAAAGGCCATTTTCAGGACACCCACTTCCTCCCAAAGGATTTTAATTTTCAATACAGAACAATGCATGTGCTTGATTTATTGATCAAATTATGTGAAAAGATTTTGCTTTTCAATGCAGTGCAATATTTGCGTTTGTTTTATCGATCGAAATATATGAAATTTATATATTTGAAATTAATACCATGATTAACAATTCTGAAAATTAATATCTTCTTACACCAATTTGTCATAAAAATGTCAAGTATTTCctttattgatattgatattaaacattttttttaacaacaCAGTTACTAAGAGCACACTACACTGCATACAGAAATATAATAATCACACAAATTGAAATTTTCTATAATAAATCTATGAAGAACCACAACATCATTTTAGATGTTctttcttaaagccctgtcccacggtacgagttcattccaagagctctcccgagttaaaaaaaaaatcaaactcgtggtaagcacggagaatgaacgtagcgggtacgtcggagctcggggacgtctcttagcggctcgtacccGGGAAGACTCActgacggcaggtaagcacgggaagactcgtgaagatttttcaacatgttgaaaaatgtccacgagagccccgagtaccgacgagtggccattactgtaaatctctgagttcgaatcagggtaaacttgggacaggggtttaatggACTTTACATCATTTATGGACACATTACACTGATGGGTGATCTGTGTCCAATAAATCTGTGAGGGTCTCCGATCTGGTGGTACAGCCTGGTATCACTGGTGTAAGTATGGGTGTATTAAGGCTGGTGTATTCTGGGAATTCAACTATGAGTGCAGAGATGTCGCTTCTTGCAGGCTGCCAGGCACTGCGCGTGTAAGTTGTGGCTAGCTGGTCTGCTGCTGAACTGGGTGAGCTGGCCGTGGGTCCGGATGGCATCTGCGGTAGTCCCAACAATGACTGCTGCGGAGAAAACACAGAAACATGTCAATATCAAGTGGAAGGCAAATATATTTAAACTTttcacatgctgtgtgtgtgacaAAGAATTTCAGGTACAATTGACAAAAAGCATTATAACATTAGATACCTGGTAAGCCTGCTGATGTGGTGGTACCACCAGTCCCATGTGTGGGTGACTCAAGAATTCCATCTGCAGCGGAGCCTGCAACACCAATGAATTCACTGCGATTACTTCATACAAAAACATTAATTTTACCGTCTGATATTAAAGTCAAACGTTTCCAAAATGCCACAAAATGTGATTAAAATATTTACCGGCTGAGCAAAGCTTAGTGCCCTCGACAAGGCATCTGCGGTGTAGCTGTGCCAGATGTTTTCAGGTATCTTCAGCATCACTGTTCTTAAGTAGGCTAAGAAGATGTCAACAGTCCTCTCATGTGGTGTCTGGGGCTGTGTCATAGACTGCTTGGCTGCTAGTACCTGTTGCACGAGCTGCAACATCAATCAGGATGATACAGGTAAGTAAATGGTGGGGAAAAATGATGGAtggagatggatggatggatggatggatggatggatggatggatggatggatgatggatggatggatggatggatggatggatggatggatggatggatgggatggatggatggatggatggatgatggatggatgggtggatggatggatggatggattgatggatggatggatggatggatggatggatggatgggtggatagatggatggatggatggatggatggatggatggatggatggatggatggatggatggatggatggatggatggatggatggatggatggatggatggatggatggattgatggatggatggatggatggatggatggatggatggatggatggatggatggatggatggatggatggatggatggatggatggatggatggatgagaagagaaatcCCCAAAAGTAGTACTTACCTCTTTGGTCAGCTTCAGCTGAGTTGCCTGtctctcctcttcctcagcaGCAGTTGGGATAAAGCCCGCAGTGGTCCTGCTCCTCGTGCTTTGCTGGTGACTGCCGGAGGGAGTGGATCCAGACGTTCCCTCAAGACTATCAAGATCCTCCACACTGGAGAACCTGGAAAGTGAACTGATCTCGTCAAACTGGAAGAGAATAAATGTGGGTTACAAACTTTCAAGACCATCAGGAGGTGGCAAGCTCGATGACAATCAAATGATCAATGTCACACTGAGTATTTTATAACAGTTACCCATTTATCCATTATCCATTGCTTCCTCTGGGTTACATATGTGTCACCAGATCCAGACCAGCTCGCTATCTGTGACAACTTGTCGTACGTGGCTATCTGGCTCTTGAACCATTGGCACAGTTGGGCTActgtaaaaacaaaaaagaaatgaAGATCAGTGTGGAacaattttttcattttcattataTTACCAGAAATACAGACAAACAACCCAGTGTGGGTACTTACAGGTGCAGCCAGGGAACTCCTTCGCCTTGTTCTCTAGTAGTGTTTTCTTTTTCAGCTTGTTGTGATAATGTTGGCAATTTTGATCGTATAACTCAGGGTTTGCCCGATACCAGTCTACCAGCTCCTCCTCTTGATCCAAGGTGAATTCATACGGCAGTGTCCTGGTTTCACTGCCCTTCTTCACCCCACTTGAGGAGTCAGTGCCCTGAGCATAATCCGAGTCTGGGTCAGCAACagtagcggcagcagcagtgcctGTGGACTTGACAGgccggggtggggtggtggtgtggaCACGACCCACCTCCATGGTCACCTCCTCCCGGACATCAATCTCCTGGGATCCCTCAGTCTCCACCTGCCGGGTGGGTTGTGTCTTGCTCTTAGGCTGCGCCTTCCTTCTCCTTGGAGCCATTTTGCGACATTCACTGTCCCCGACAAAAAAAAGT
It contains:
- the LOC129705593 gene encoding uncharacterized protein LOC129705593, with protein sequence MAPRRRKAQPKSKTQPTRQVETEGSQEIDVREEVTMEVGRVHTTTPPRPVKSTGTAAAATVADPDSDYAQGTDSSSGVKKGSETRTLPYEFTLDQEEELVDWYRANPELYDQNCQHYHNKLKKKTLLENKAKEFPGCTLAQLCQWFKSQIATYDKLSQIASWSGSGDTYVTQRKQWIMDKWFDEISSLSRFSSVEDLDSLEGTSGSTPSGSHQQSTRSRTTAGFIPTAAEEEERQATQLKLTKELVQQVLAAKQSMTQPQTPHERTVDIFLAYLRTVMLKIPENIWHSYTADALSRALSFAQPAPLQMEFLSHPHMGLVVPPHQQAYQQSLLGLPQMPSGPTASSPSSAADQLATTYTRSAWQPARSDISALIVEFPEYTSLNTPILTPVIPGCTTRSETLTDLLDTDHPSV